One window of Oncorhynchus kisutch isolate 150728-3 linkage group LG25, Okis_V2, whole genome shotgun sequence genomic DNA carries:
- the LOC109870055 gene encoding oligodendrocyte transcription factor 3, whose translation MHSDSSSSRSSSPDMDGMYLRDHLNSVSSTQNELLQKMTSEHLSRHGEKSPGGSKYKLKKQVTEQEIQHLRLKINGRERKRMHDLNLAMDGLREVMPYAHGPSVRKLSKIATLLLARNYILMLNSSLDEMKRLVGEIYGGHHSTFHCGTVSGHSGNPAHQVHPLLGSALSSSTSSTLTTTLPGLTSIRAPHSLMKSAPAPPLQLGSGFQHWSGLPCPCPICQVPPPPHIPISSAGLTRLTSENKDVMK comes from the coding sequence ATGCATTCTGACTCCAGCTCGAGCAGATCTTCCTCACCAGACATGGATGGGATGTATCTCAGAGACCACCTCAATTCAGTGTCCTCGACGCAGAACGAACTCCTCCAGAAGATGACGAGCGAGCACCTTTCCAGGCACGGGGAAAAGTCACCTGGCGGGAGCAAGTACAAACTCAAGAAGCAAGTGACCGAGCAAGAGATTCAGCATCTGAGGCTGAAAATCAACGGACGGGAGCGCAAGAGGATGCATGACTTGAACCTGGCGATGGACGGCCTCCGGGAAGTCATGCCGTATGCACACGGTCCGTCCGTGAGAAAGCTGTCTAAAATTGCCACTCTCCTGCTCGCCAGAAACTACATCCTGATGCTCAACAGCTCACTGGACGAGATGAAAAGGCTGGTTGGAGAAATCTACGGCGGACATCATTCTACGTTCCACTGCGGGACAGTGAGCGGGCACTCTGGCAACCCAGCGCATCAGGTGCATCCGCTGCTCGGGAGCGCGCTGTCCTCGTCCACATCCTCCACCCTCACCACCACTTTACCGGGACTAACCTCCATCCGAGCACCTCATTCCCTAATGAAGAGTGCCCCTGCACCCCCTCTTCAACTCGGCAGCGGTTTCCAGCACTGGTCAGGTTTACCTTGCCCGTGCCCCATATGTCAAGTACCTCCACCCCCTCATATTCCTATCAGTTCAGCGGGACTGACGAGACTTACAAGTGAAAACAAGGACGTGATGAAGTAA